The following coding sequences lie in one Asterias amurensis chromosome 18, ASM3211899v1 genomic window:
- the LOC139950620 gene encoding complement C1q tumor necrosis factor-related protein 4-like translates to MMEKIVLVIVLLAFVTQDVVSGFARSSSTRSASSRGAEIADAAPTTSNTEGQCGSCCMQGPAGPPGPPGTPGAAGMHGIPGNHGGNGMNGMPGPPGPKGEAGERGEAGPRGDQGESGPAGIAGLQGRSGERHSPSEQQANVLAPSTVPTPAFHSAFSVARTTTLVAPSDRDVNIKYEHVFCNIGQHMDLKTGIYRAPRHGAYTFLINIHMASTTNSPYVKLMHNNQMLLAVHDYDASDAYDSASNSLIIELEEGDQVWLQLDMGNEVHSNSNRYTTFSGNMLFELP, encoded by the coding sequence ATGATGGAGAAAATTGTGCTTGTGATAGTACTGTTAGCATTTGTGACACAGGATGTCGTATCTGGTTTTGCCAGATCATCCTCAACGAGGTCAGCCTCCTCCAGGGGGGCAGAGATTGCCGATGCCGCGCCAACGACGAGTAACACCGAGGGACAATGTGGGTCGTGTTGCATGCAGGGGCCAGCAGGCCCACCCGGTCCCCCTGGTACCCCCGGTGCAGCTGGCATGCATGGAATCCCCGGTAACCACGGTGGGAATGGGATGAACGGGATGCCTGGACCGCCAGGACCGAAAGGCGAGGCTGGTGAGCGGGGCGAGGCAGGTCCACGTGGTGACCAGGGTGAATCCGGTCCAGCCGGCATCGCAGGACTCCAAGGTCGCTCTGGTGAGAGACATTCACCAAGCGAGCAGCAAGCTAACGTACTAGCCCCATCCACAGTCCCGACTCCAGCATTCCATTCTGCGTTCTCCGTGGCCCGTACGACAACGCTAGTCGCCCCGTCGGACAGAGATGTCAACATCAAGTATGAGCACGTCTTCTGTAACATCGGTCAACATATGGATCTTAAAACTGGCATTTACAGGGCCCCTCGACATGGCGCCTACACCTTCCTCATCAACATCCACATGGCGTCGACCACAAACAGCCCTTACGTGAAATTGATGCATAACAACCAGATGCTTCTCGCGGTTCATGATTACGACGCCAGCGATGCGTACGACTCTGCGAGTAACAGCTTAATCATCGAGCTAGAAGAGGGAGATCAGGTATGGCTGCAGCTCGACATGGGGAACGAAGTTCACAGTAACTCAAATCGCTACACTACGTTTTCTGGAAACATGCTATTTGAACTGCCTTAG